TGGTGGGATGATGAAGGATGGTTTGGTAAACAAGACTCCAAACTCCGCAAGCAGCTGCGAGAAGCGTGCTCAGAGCTGCTAGAATCTCTCGGCTTTAAGTGCCAGTGCCCTGTCCTTTTGATGACTCTTGAATTGATGTTCTCCACAAAGGCTGGATTTGGCAAGGTGAGCTCAGTGATCTACATGCCTTTGGATTGAATCACCTCCAGGAACACAATAGCTGGCTTGACCTAATATTATTCACCTAAAAATTCAAATGGTTCATAAGTATTTTTAAGTAAAGTATGTCAAGCCTGGTCTCAGGCCGGGCtccgggagtagaagaactcccaaaaccttgTCCATTTATGCCTTTACTTAGTTTGTGACTGTGCAATCCAGTATACTATAGAATAAATGTTTGGTAAAGTAATATCCTCCATGATATTATCTTAGGGGCTGCTGACCACTCATTGATTTGAACCTTGATTACTTGAATCTTCAGGTAATGTGATCAAAGTTGTGACCGAGTTTGACCGTCTCTTGATTCGGACAAAATCAGAATTATACAGCTTACCTATTGGGGAACTGAATGTTGTGTGGCAAATGTGTTTGTCCTCCTGTATGATACAACAAGGAAGAAAGAACAATATTCCTTTAAATTTTTCTTTTAtacaaattcccccccccccctgccaaaaaaaaaaaaaattgtgtacaAAATGTATAGGGGCAGAAGCAATCAATCTGAAGGTTTATAGTGCTGCTTGTGAATTTTTGTATTCATTTTGTTTACTATATAAACAATAAGATACATTCATTCATTATTTTTTACAAACCAATTCCACTCAGCCTTGTCCTTTGCAATTGTTCACACTCAATCGTTGCTTCCACGTACACTATGTTTGCCCACGTTATTCTTAGTTGGCTTCATTCTCATCTCAAAATCGAGGATCCCAGATTCGattcccaggcaggacagaaatggttaggcatGTTTCTTttaacctaatgcctctgttcacctagcagtaaataggtccccaggagttaggcaactgttgtgggattCCAACCTAGAGAAGGccagtagtttgaccttgggaAGACCACAAAACAAGTCTAAAGTATATATacataggcttcctgtccctaattgaataaattaattattattatttaacaatCAACCATTATACATTCATTGAATATTACTAAACTGTTTTAATGTGTTCAGTCTTTTGATTTATTGAGTTTTGCACTTCATATCTGTTCATGACCGTTTAATTCCTTGCTCTATATATTCTCCTAACACTGCACATGCTTTTCAGATTAAGAGTCTTTACTGCTCTAGCTAACTCCAAATGTTCCCACTTTTGTACACTTTCACAAACGAGAATTCTTACTGTACAAGAACTGTAAATCAAGCTCGTAATTAACTACAAATGAATAATAATGCACTATTATACATGCAGTCAGTAGTCAGTCAAAATAAATGCATAGATActttactggaactgtctctgctcaCACTCAGACCACTGTACTGACCATTATAAAATTGCAAATAATCACTGGAAAATAATTGTTAggacctcactgctcacacaaaaTGTCTACCAGCATAGAAGGCTCTTACACTGTACTACTATTCTTACACTGTCACTGGGTAATCACAGTAGCAGGTTGCTTTTGCATATGTTGACTCACTGCACTGCTTGACTCAGCACATACCAGTCCTTGGTTGGGACTGTCTTTAGGAAACATGCAACCTCCTTCAATTCATTTGAGGAGGAGCCAAACAATGACCTTCCATTCAGTTTATGCTCAGCAGGACGGATGCTTTACACACTAAGTCCTTGACCTTGCTTCCACGATGCGCTCAACTTTGCAACTTTCTTGAGATATCGTTGAGTAACATCCTGAGGTTAGATAAGCTGCTCCTTGCAATGTCCTGTAGCCTGCAGTGCTCAACAAGGCCTTGACTTGACCTGACCTGCAACTGatgaattatgcgaaattcgggaaCATCGGCCGTGGGCACCCATTCACCACAAGATCCTGAGGCATAATCAGGACTCATAGGTTAAAGAGTGGCTCTCAATGATGATGTGACTTTGGATTACTTGTTGATTGGTTACTTCAATTAACATGTAGTTGATCATCATCCCTTTTCTCATCCTGGTCTCCAACGTTCTCACTTCATTATCAGGCACCAAAAAATGTCCTTTCAAGCAGAAATGCTGAAAGTGCCAGCATTGGTGTTTCCTTTCATAATACATATGTGctcatgtttacacacacataatCATTTGTACTCTATATCTTAACATTTTATTATGTTTTTTTCAGAGTGTGAGGACTGTCCCATATCCCTGCAGTGCTACCTTGAAAAACTTTCTTTTGAAGCTTCAACCTTTCGGAATAGAGAAGCTATACACTGCTAATTTACAGTTTGAATGCCCATCTGTTGTTACTATTTGTAAAAATTCTCCCTTGATTAAATGGATTCATCTGAGAATAGAATTTGCCAAGGGGGAAATTTTGAGAGAAATAGGTCACACTGCTCCTGGCATTGagacagttattgttgttgtcagAGAATATGAAATATATGAGGAAATATCATCTACTGTTGAAATTGTCATTGTTGGTGGGGAGGGTCTTGAGGATAATTTATACACAGGCTTTTTTGATGGTCTAGACAAAAATTCTGTGAATCATAAAATCCAGAATGATGAGGATATGAGAATCTCTTTCCCGAAACTAAAATATGTTGATGTTGGAAGCCACCGAGATGTGCGGGAGTTCTTGCATCACCTTCTATATGCATACCCAGATATAAGATGTATCACATGTAATTCAGAAAATTGGGTCTTGAGCAAATATTCTTTTGATTTTCCACCTGTAACTCCATCAACTTTAGGTAGGGGTCCCAAGTCTTTACGAAAAAAAACACCCAATTATAACCTAAGAGAGATGAACTTTTCATCATTTTGCCTGGCATCAAAATTACGTGATATTTTTACTAAATATAGAAAGTTGGAGCATGTTGGTTTGCATTTACTGAAAGGTCCTTGGAAGATTAAATCAACCAGTGAAACTGCTAAAGAGCTTCTTTGTACAATTAATTGCAAGTACTTAACTATCTGTGCTGATGTATACATGAGTAATGATGACTTACTAAGTTTATACATACCATCATTGCAAGCAACTGGATCATCTCTGAGAATATTACAGTTTCACCTTACTAATGAGGTGAATGTTAAGGTTTTATGTCAGCTGATCAACATGTGCCAGTTTATAGAGGAGCTGTCACTTGTAACATCTTGCGAAAGATGTGAAGTTGAAGGCGAGGACACAGATGAAATTCATATTAATGAATTATCTCGGTTGAAATGCTTGAGCATCTCTAGTCCCTATAATGTTACAGATGCTCTATATTTACTGTCGCAAAGACTTATATTCTCTGCCACAAATCTAATTACTTTAGAGCTTGAACTTGGTGGACGAAAAGTAACAGAATGGTTGATGGAGATTGCCTCAAGAGGGGCTCTTGAATCACTAGAAATCTTTCACATCAATTTACCAAGTTATAAGTTTGATACATTGACAATAAGCAACTTCTTCCTTCCTTTGATTAATTTATTGCCTCATCTTTCATGCTTAATGCTGAGCAATGTTTGCTTCTGTGTTGTCCATATATTAAGAGCACGATATCAGTTCTCAAACTTGAGAATTATTTCTAGGACTTCATCGTACTTGGCATTCAGAAGTCTATCTTCTAGGTGCTGTTGAGTATATGCTTTAATATGAATGTTATTGAAACTTTTCAATTAAGTCAAGCAATgtgatactgtactgtacattccGCTGGCGTCTGGGATTTTGTCTTGGAAACAGTTTTAACCCAGTCACCGCATATTTTTCTTTCGCTACTGGTTGCATTTTTCAagtaagaacatgaattactttTCCATTGATACCATTCTTAAATTTAGTTCTTAAATATTTTCGTACAGTATTTAAACAATTTGTTTTTGAGTCTATTCTCTAATGAAAAAAATGATCCTGGTAACTTTATACAAAGTTATTAAGTGATCTTAAAGAATAGAATATCATAAATAAAACAAATAGGCATAAGTGCTAAAATATTGTGTTTGTCCACTTTTTATTTATAACAAGTTAattaatgcgaacaagccttaatggtccccaggcgtATATGCAATGGAAAActccacccccagaagtgactcgaagccatacagccaggagcactatgcaactggtgtacaggagaccttaaccactcgaccatcatgaccggacaaaagatgatggtagccgaggctatttccccatcatccTGCTGGCGCTCTGATGgtattttttcaaatcacctcattttttcaggccatgtgagcaacacaaatgcgaacaagcctgaatggtctccaggtatTATGCAGCTGAaaactaccatcatcttttgtccggttgtgatggtcgagaggttaaggtctcctgtactcctgttgcatagtgctcctggcagtatgagtttgagtcacttctggggtgtggagttttcagttgcataaacgcctggggaccattcaggcttgttcgcatttgtgttgctcacgtggcctccaaaaatgaggtgatttgataaaataccatacccaagattaccatcagagtgccggcgggatgatggggaaatagcctcggctaccatcattttttatccggtcgtgatggttgagcgtttaaggtctcctgtacaccagttgcatagtgtttctggcagtatgggttcgagtcacttctgggggtgtggagttttcagttatacatacatgcatatatatatatatatatatatatatatatatatatatatatatatatatatatatatatatatatatatatatatatatatatatatatatatatatatatatatataatatatataatatatttccaTGTACCCAGTTATCCTAGAGAGAGAAAGGGAATCATGTTTGAGTGTTGTCAACAGATGGCAGCACATATTGGGCTCAGTGCCCAATATGAGGAGTTGAAGTCCTGAGGATTTGATCACTGAGCACTGTTACAGTatttgttattctttttatgggaggggggggtgcacttggagaaaagttgaataatatagTGTTGGAAAATGTTTTTTCAGTGAAAGGGTTAAAAATGGGAGCATTTTGGATATACTGTGGCACCTGGGCACTGGACTGCCTCTGCATTTAGTGCTGAAAAAAATAATGTATATGGTACTGCTAAGCAAGAAGAGGATTTACAGTGCTAGATATAATTCTTGAAAGGCAGGATATAAAATATTAATCACCCTGTCATATTTAATGGTTCATGCATTCTATTAAATTGTATATCATAAATAAAAACCAATTACAGTATTATAAATGTTGTTATTTTTTGCCATTTTACACAGAAGGAGGTTCAGGAGTACCCAGAACCCGCACACTTGTAGTGGTCTAGGGCGCGTGCTCGGCCGTACCCAGAACCCACACAATTGTAGTGGTTTAGGGCACGTGCTCAAGAGTACCCAGAACCCACACAATTGTAGTGTTTAGGGCGCGTGCTCGGGAGTACCCAGAACCCGCACAATTGTAGTGGTTTAGGGCGCGTGCTCGGGAGTACCCAGAACCCACACGTTTGTAGTGGTCTAGGACGCATGCTCAGGAGTACCCAGAACCCGCACACTTGTACTGGTCTAGGGCGCATGCTCGGGAGTACCCAGAACCCACACACTTGTGGGTTCTGGGGTGCCGgtagctgtgtggatagcacggtggacatgtaatcctgtggcccagatttgattcccggtgccggcgaaaaacaatgggcagagtttcttttaccctgatgtccctgttacctagcagtaaataggtacctgggagttagacagctgttacgggctgcttcctgggtgtgtgtgtgtgtgtaaaaaacaaaaagtagtagttagtaacagttgattgacagttgagaggcaggcccaaagagcaaaactcaacccctgcaagcacaactaggtgaatacttgtACTGGTCAAGTACAAGTATTGTACTGGTCAAGGTCGAGTGCTCAAGAGTACCCAGAACCCACACACTTGTAGTGGTCTAGGGCGTGTGCTCGGGAGTACCCAGAACCCTCACACTTGTAGTGGTCTACGGCACGTGCTCAGGAGTACCTAGAACCCGCACATAGAGAACCACTCTGTAAACAgattggtagacggttggaacaagttaggtgagaaggtggtggaggccaaaaccgtcagtaatttcagtgttatatgacaaagagtgttgggaagacgggacaccacaagcgtagctctcatcctataactacacttaggtaattactgtacttgtagtggtctagggtgcgtgcttgggagtacccagtgagcgggttcgaatccttcttatGGCTCCAACTGATTTTTCTCATGTTCTGTGTAATTTTAAAATTCAGACTGCAGTATATTAGATATGCTGAAGTTTTTTGAGGAGTAACTTAAatttgaatttatttatttatatacaagaaggtacattgggttgtgatAGTTTGAgcattacattcttgcaaagtcatTAACACAAAAGCATTTTGGGCAGAGCATGTGAAGATGTTAAATGCAGACCTATGAGGTGCTGTAATATTTGGATACAGGATTGTGTGGGGACTGTTTAATGGAAACAGTATATATTAAACTAGTATAACTGGCTTTTTACAGGTAAGGAAATAATGAAGTTTCATTTAGTGTGCAAGTAGTGCAGCACCCCATAAGCCTGTGTCCATATTGTACAGTGCACCATAATCTTGCATGTAACATATTCACAATTAAACTCCAAGGATGTGAGTTTGATCCCCTCACATGGCCTTAGTATTTTCTTGGACCTCTCCCATTGTGCAGAAACAAATGTACACCTATTTTTAATTATTGAGTCCTGCATAGCCTATTATCTACAAGCAATACTGTTTGATTAGTCTATGTTTTATACACAAGTTTAAACCTTTAATTTTGCACACCAATTTAAATTAGAGGCTTCTTCATAGCCTCTGTACTCTCTGTTCATTATGGTCAAGCCATCCTGTATAATTTGTTTATTTGTGCATTATGCTACTGAATTTTACTCCACAGGTATTACTTAGTTATTTCACGTTCAATTATGTCATGCTTATTTGTTTATAAGTGTTATTTTCTTGATGATAAATGCAAGATATGTTTACTACTTTCATTTATTAAGGAAAAAAAATCTCCATGTGTTTTGCTTGATCTCAGAAATAAATGTGTATCCAAGATGCATCAATTTCTGAGACAAGCAGGGAATGATACCAACATCCTAGTGTGGGTGCTGGTTTCCACACCCCTACTCCCCAGATCATTGTATAAAGTGCCCTCGAGTCATTACCCTTCATTCTCCCTTACTCGGCCCTCTCCTCTGAACACCTGGCAAATTGCCCTGTGCTATAGCTGTCAGCCCGTTAGGCCTGTGTGTTGTTAACCCTCGACGGGAAGGGGTTGGACAAGACCCACCCCAACCCCTTGTAGCACATTTATGTCTATATGTCAtactgtatatacagtgtgtacatatatatatatatatatatatatatatatatatatatgtcgtacctagtagccagaactcacttctcagcctactatgcaaggcccgatttgcctaataagccaagttttcctgaattaatatattttctctaatttttttcttatgaaatgataaagctacccatttcattatgtatgaggtcaattgttgtttattggagataaaattaaagtagatatatgaccgaacctaaccaaccctacctaacctaacctaacctatctttataggttaggttaggttaggtagccgaaaaagttaggttaggttaggttaggtaggttaggtcgtcgaaaaacaattaattcatgaaaacttggcttattaggcaaatcaggccttgcatagtaggctgagaagtgagttctggctactaggtacgacatatatatatatatatatatatatatatatatatatatatatata
Above is a window of Procambarus clarkii isolate CNS0578487 chromosome 11, FALCON_Pclarkii_2.0, whole genome shotgun sequence DNA encoding:
- the LOC138363386 gene encoding uncharacterized protein gives rise to the protein MGLKKYLPFLNMFDHLHLAPKDSHLNLGESEASCHHSEEPRSVESGDATAATDICDDTIDDVILAQTGECNEHLLDSKELLVQHMVKVKQWWDDEGWFGKQDSKLRKQLREACSELLESLGFKCQCPVLLMTLELMFSTKAGFGKSVRTVPYPCSATLKNFLLKLQPFGIEKLYTANLQFECPSVVTICKNSPLIKWIHLRIEFAKGEILREIGHTAPGIETVIVVVREYEIYEEISSTVEIVIVGGEGLEDNLYTGFFDGLDKNSVNHKIQNDEDMRISFPKLKYVDVGSHRDVREFLHHLLYAYPDIRCITCNSENWVLSKYSFDFPPVTPSTLGRGPKSLRKKTPNYNLREMNFSSFCLASKLRDIFTKYRKLEHVGLHLLKGPWKIKSTSETAKELLCTINCKYLTICADVYMSNDDLLSLYIPSLQATGSSLRILQFHLTNEVNVKVLCQLINMCQFIEELSLVTSCERCEVEGEDTDEIHINELSRLKCLSISSPYNVTDALYLLSQRLIFSATNLITLELELGGRKVTEWLMEIASRGALESLEIFHINLPSYKFDTLTISNFFLPLINLLPHLSCLMLSNVCFCVVHILRARYQFSNLRIISRTSSYLAFRSLSSRCC